A DNA window from Paraclostridium bifermentans contains the following coding sequences:
- a CDS encoding aldehyde dehydrogenase: MKPYIDILENQRRHLNEVGIISVEDRIKALKNLKQTIKKYENEIIDALYKDLGKSEFESYTTEVGFIYRSINHALKNIKKWNKVKRVRNDIAQIPGKSYVYNSAYGSVLIIGPYNYPFQLTIEPLIGAIAGGNTAVIKPSEYTTNVEYILVKIIKECFNSNYIDIVVGDYTVNSNLLDLNFDYIFFTGSVNVGKIVMEKASKNLIPTTLELGGKSPTIVDKTAKLDVTAKRIVWGKFANAGQTCVAPDYLLVHEDIYYEFIKKLKSTIETFYGVNIKDSKDFGRIVNDRHMSRLKDILDKDHEKIVFGGDIDMKERYISPTILKDVNYNDAVMQDEIFGPIMPIIKYSELDDIKFYLNLHQTPLALYVFSEDKYFSDYIIKNFTFGGGCINDTITHVASTNLPFGGVKTSGIGRYHGYNSFKTFTYEKAIVKRSSKIDINLVFPPYKDKLKLIKKVMK; the protein is encoded by the coding sequence TTGAAACCTTATATAGATATATTGGAAAATCAAAGAAGGCATTTAAATGAAGTTGGAATAATTAGTGTTGAAGATAGAATTAAAGCTTTAAAGAATTTAAAACAAACTATAAAAAAATATGAAAATGAAATTATAGATGCACTTTATAAAGATTTAGGAAAATCTGAGTTTGAAAGTTATACAACAGAGGTTGGATTTATATATAGATCTATAAATCATGCACTGAAAAATATAAAAAAATGGAATAAAGTAAAAAGAGTAAGAAATGATATAGCGCAAATTCCAGGAAAGTCATATGTATATAACTCTGCATATGGAAGTGTTCTTATAATAGGGCCTTATAATTATCCTTTCCAATTAACTATAGAACCGCTTATAGGAGCTATAGCTGGTGGAAACACAGCTGTTATTAAACCTTCAGAATACACTACTAATGTTGAATATATATTAGTTAAAATTATTAAAGAGTGTTTTAATTCAAATTATATTGATATAGTAGTGGGGGATTATACTGTAAATAGCAATTTATTAGACTTAAATTTTGATTATATATTTTTTACAGGAAGCGTAAATGTAGGCAAAATAGTTATGGAAAAAGCTAGTAAAAACTTAATACCTACAACTTTAGAATTAGGTGGAAAGTCACCAACTATAGTAGATAAAACTGCAAAACTAGACGTGACAGCAAAACGTATAGTATGGGGAAAATTTGCAAATGCTGGGCAGACTTGTGTAGCTCCTGACTATTTATTAGTTCACGAAGATATATATTATGAGTTTATAAAAAAATTAAAGAGTACGATAGAAACATTTTATGGAGTTAATATAAAAGATAGCAAAGATTTCGGAAGAATTGTTAATGACCGTCACATGAGTAGGTTAAAGGATATACTAGATAAAGATCATGAAAAAATAGTATTTGGAGGAGACATTGATATGAAAGAAAGATATATTTCTCCAACTATTTTAAAAGATGTTAACTATAATGATGCGGTTATGCAAGATGAAATTTTTGGCCCTATAATGCCTATTATAAAGTACAGCGAACTTGATGATATAAAATTTTATTTAAACTTACATCAAACACCACTGGCGTTATATGTTTTTTCAGAAGATAAATATTTTAGTGATTATATAATTAAAAACTTTACTTTTGGAGGTGGATGCATAAATGATACAATAACGCATGTTGCATCTACAAATCTTCCATTTGGAGGAGTTAAAACATCTGGAATTGGAAGATATCATGGATATAATAGTTTTAAAACTTTTACATATGAAAAAGCAATTGTAAAAAGAAGTAGTAAAATAGATATAAATTTAGTATTTCCGCCATATAAAGATAAATTAAAATTAATAAAAAAAGTAATGAAATAA
- the argF gene encoding ornithine carbamoyltransferase gives MTIDLKGRSFLTLLDYTEEEIRYLLDLAKLYKIAKKLDRSHKKLDTKNIALIFEKDSIKTRCAFDVAAMDLGIGVTNIGANELQGDRSESIKDFARGFGKIYDGIAYYGGTQENLNELNEFAKIPIWNAMTIEYNPTQVLADLLTIEEKLGYLKGSNLTFVGDTKNSVVNSLMIACAKMGINFTICAPSDLHPDKSLVNECKNISEKNKSNISLTENFYEGTKDADIIYTSSWNSILESNNISKDNIDKLAIYKVSMEIINNCNKKVIFMHCLPAFHNLETKLGRNMNKDFGIKEMEVSDDVFESDLSVVFEQSENRMHTIKAIIAATLGAEYK, from the coding sequence TTGACTATAGATCTAAAGGGAAGATCATTTTTGACTTTATTAGATTATACAGAAGAAGAAATAAGATACCTATTAGACCTAGCGAAGCTTTATAAAATAGCTAAAAAATTAGATAGATCTCACAAAAAATTAGACACTAAAAATATTGCACTTATATTTGAAAAAGATTCAATTAAGACAAGGTGTGCATTTGACGTTGCAGCTATGGATTTAGGAATTGGAGTAACTAATATAGGTGCAAATGAACTACAAGGTGATAGAAGCGAATCTATAAAAGATTTTGCTAGAGGATTTGGGAAAATATATGATGGGATAGCTTATTATGGAGGAACTCAAGAGAATTTAAATGAATTAAATGAATTTGCTAAAATTCCTATATGGAATGCAATGACAATAGAGTATAATCCTACTCAAGTTTTGGCAGATTTATTAACTATAGAAGAAAAGTTAGGATACTTAAAAGGTTCCAATCTTACATTTGTTGGAGATACGAAAAATAGTGTGGTAAATTCTTTAATGATAGCATGTGCAAAGATGGGAATTAATTTTACTATATGTGCTCCAAGTGATTTGCATCCTGATAAATCATTAGTTAATGAATGTAAAAATATAAGTGAAAAAAATAAATCTAATATAAGTCTAACTGAAAATTTTTATGAAGGGACTAAAGATGCAGATATAATATACACCTCTTCGTGGAATTCTATATTGGAATCAAATAATATTTCAAAAGACAATATAGATAAATTGGCCATTTACAAAGTTAGTATGGAAATTATAAATAATTGCAACAAAAAAGTTATATTTATGCATTGCTTGCCAGCTTTTCATAATTTAGAAACTAAGTTAGGACGAAATATGAATAAAGATTTTGGAATTAAAGAAATGGAAGTATCAGATGATGTTTTTGAATCTGATTTATCTGTTGTATTTGAGCAAAGTGAAAATAGAATGCATACAATAAAAGCTATAATCGCCGCAACTTTAGGAGCAGAATATAAGTAA
- a CDS encoding Na/Pi cotransporter family protein codes for MEIAVNLMGGLGLFLYGMNLMADGLQKSAGEKLKRIIGLLTSNVLMGVLVGALVTAIIQSSSATTVMVVGFVNAGIMTLPQAIGVIMGANIGTTITAQLVSLDLVGIAPLALGIGIVMYLFSKNQKTKTIAEILIGFGILFTGMDFMKNAVKPLAEFKGFTDALVAFGNRPILGILLGFGITAIVQSSSASMGMLLALASQGLIPLTAALPILYGENIGTCVTSLISSIGASINARRAALMHLVFNIIGTIVFMLILTKPITMIVQNLNPDDVSRQIANAHTLFNITNVILLLPFSKYIVKLTMKLMPEREEEIKSKKTVHYIDDRMMETPSIALSNTIKETLRMGEKAKESLDNAMTGFLNKSKEKVDKSFKNEKLINILQKSILNYLLKLSKTSLNDNSRESVDLLFNTVNDIERVGDHAENIAELATTVIDNDLSLSKDGSVELKELYQKVLDTYSLALESLEKSDVDLACRVIKMEEQVDMMEKSCRANHMRRLNASSCSVDSGVIFLDLISNLERVSDHSANIAQQVIKSSNKKFA; via the coding sequence GTGGAAATAGCAGTAAATTTGATGGGAGGACTGGGACTATTCTTATATGGAATGAATCTTATGGCAGATGGTCTTCAGAAATCAGCAGGAGAAAAATTAAAAAGAATAATTGGACTTTTAACTAGTAATGTATTAATGGGAGTTTTAGTAGGGGCTCTAGTAACAGCAATTATACAAAGTAGTAGTGCAACTACAGTTATGGTAGTTGGATTTGTTAACGCAGGAATCATGACATTACCTCAGGCTATAGGAGTTATAATGGGGGCTAATATAGGAACAACTATAACAGCACAACTTGTATCTCTTGATTTAGTAGGGATAGCGCCTTTAGCATTAGGTATAGGGATAGTAATGTATTTATTTTCAAAGAATCAAAAAACAAAAACAATAGCTGAAATTTTAATAGGTTTTGGTATATTATTTACTGGAATGGACTTTATGAAAAATGCAGTAAAGCCATTAGCAGAGTTTAAAGGATTTACTGATGCATTAGTTGCTTTTGGAAATAGACCTATTCTTGGAATCTTATTAGGATTTGGAATAACGGCTATAGTCCAAAGTTCGAGTGCTTCTATGGGGATGTTATTAGCACTTGCATCTCAAGGATTAATACCTTTAACCGCAGCACTTCCTATATTATATGGAGAAAATATAGGTACATGTGTTACATCTTTAATATCTAGTATAGGAGCTAGTATAAATGCTAGAAGAGCAGCTTTAATGCACTTAGTGTTTAATATAATAGGAACCATCGTATTTATGTTAATTTTAACAAAACCTATAACTATGATAGTTCAAAATTTAAATCCAGATGATGTAAGTAGACAAATTGCAAATGCTCATACATTATTTAATATAACAAATGTTATATTATTACTTCCTTTCTCTAAATACATAGTAAAGCTTACTATGAAGCTTATGCCAGAAAGAGAAGAAGAAATAAAAAGCAAAAAGACTGTTCATTACATAGATGATAGAATGATGGAAACTCCATCTATAGCTTTATCAAACACTATAAAAGAAACTTTAAGAATGGGTGAAAAAGCTAAAGAAAGTTTAGACAATGCAATGACAGGATTTTTAAATAAATCAAAAGAAAAAGTAGATAAATCTTTTAAAAATGAAAAGCTAATAAATATTTTACAAAAAAGCATACTAAATTATTTATTGAAACTATCTAAAACTTCATTAAATGATAATTCTAGAGAAAGTGTAGATTTATTATTTAATACTGTAAATGATATAGAAAGAGTTGGAGATCATGCAGAAAATATAGCAGAGCTTGCAACTACAGTTATAGATAATGATTTGAGTTTATCTAAAGATGGATCTGTTGAACTTAAAGAATTATACCAAAAGGTCTTAGACACGTACAGTTTAGCGCTTGAAAGTTTAGAGAAGTCAGATGTAGATTTGGCGTGTAGAGTAATAAAGATGGAAGAACAAGTTGATATGATGGAAAAAAGCTGTAGGGCAAATCATATGAGAAGACTAAACGCAAGTTCTTGTAGTGTGGACTCTGGAGTTATATTCTTAGATTTAATTAGTAATCTAGAAAGAGTATCAGATCATTCTGCTAATATAGCTCAACAGGTTATAAAATCGAGTAATAAGAAATTTGCATAA
- the deoD gene encoding purine-nucleoside phosphorylase, producing MGAPTPHNSGKLGDIAETVLLPGDPLRAKFIAETFLEDVVQYNTVRGMNGYTGYYNGKKISVQGTGMGCPSIGIYTYELIHFYGVKNLIRIGSAGALHEDLKMHDIVIGMGSCTDSNYAAQYNLPGTFAPVASYELLSKAVDVAKSQGVEPKVGNILCSDVFYGDEGLDSLAKWTKMGVLAVEMESAALYMNAARAGVNALCILTISDCPFKGEATTAMERQTAFTRMMNIALELA from the coding sequence ATGGGAGCACCAACACCACACAATAGCGGTAAATTAGGAGATATAGCAGAAACAGTATTATTACCAGGGGATCCTCTAAGAGCTAAATTTATAGCAGAAACTTTCTTAGAAGACGTTGTTCAATACAACACTGTAAGAGGTATGAATGGTTATACTGGATACTATAATGGTAAAAAAATATCAGTGCAAGGTACAGGTATGGGTTGTCCATCAATAGGAATATATACATATGAATTAATCCATTTTTATGGAGTTAAAAATCTTATAAGAATAGGTTCTGCAGGAGCTTTACATGAAGATTTAAAAATGCATGATATAGTTATAGGAATGGGTTCTTGTACAGATTCTAATTATGCAGCTCAATACAACTTACCAGGAACATTTGCACCAGTAGCAAGCTATGAATTACTTAGTAAGGCTGTAGATGTTGCGAAAAGCCAAGGGGTTGAGCCTAAAGTTGGAAACATACTATGTAGTGATGTATTCTATGGAGATGAAGGATTAGATTCTTTAGCAAAATGGACTAAAATGGGTGTTCTAGCTGTCGAAATGGAATCAGCTGCACTTTATATGAATGCTGCAAGAGCTGGAGTTAATGCTCTTTGTATATTAACAATTTCTGATTGTCCTTTCAAAGGAGAAGCAACTACTGCTATGGAAAGACAAACTGCATTTACAAGAATGATGAATATAGCTTTAGAATTAGCTTAA
- a CDS encoding ABC transporter substrate-binding protein — protein sequence MKISKKIKLSLLSLVIGLSFVGCSKTETKTEDTTAKKVEKTNETKDNYYPVTITTHNSNKEEIKVTIKEKPKKALAVYQDSIETMLALGLEDNIVAAAGLDHKVKDEYKEAFKKVKYLDEFTPSKENTMMLQPDLIVGWDSLFTDKTLGTVDFWQNKGTNTYMALNSGAVEHKTIKNECEDILNIGKIFNVEDKAKNIVGNINKKVDEVVESEKGKKQQTTLIVEFYDDKISGYGKSTLGGDMVTKLGAKLLNENGNPLSKEDLVKLNPDSIFVVYMNRDDDSKKAEETKNLVMKDKALQSLNAVKNNRVYPIELGQMYCSGVRTIDGIETFANGLYPSK from the coding sequence ATGAAAATATCAAAAAAAATTAAATTAAGTTTGCTTAGCTTAGTTATAGGGCTAAGCTTTGTAGGGTGCAGTAAAACCGAAACTAAAACTGAAGACACTACTGCAAAGAAGGTAGAAAAAACAAATGAAACAAAGGATAATTATTATCCAGTAACTATTACTACGCACAATAGTAACAAAGAAGAAATAAAGGTTACTATAAAAGAAAAACCTAAAAAGGCGCTTGCAGTTTATCAAGACTCTATAGAAACTATGCTAGCATTAGGGTTAGAAGATAATATAGTTGCGGCGGCTGGGTTAGACCATAAGGTTAAAGATGAATATAAAGAAGCTTTTAAAAAGGTTAAGTATTTAGATGAGTTTACGCCGTCTAAAGAAAATACTATGATGTTACAGCCAGATCTTATAGTAGGATGGGATTCTTTGTTTACCGATAAAACATTAGGAACAGTAGATTTTTGGCAAAATAAAGGCACAAATACATACATGGCATTAAATAGTGGAGCAGTAGAGCATAAAACTATTAAAAATGAATGTGAAGATATCTTAAATATAGGGAAAATATTTAACGTTGAAGATAAAGCTAAAAATATAGTTGGTAATATAAATAAGAAAGTAGATGAAGTTGTAGAGTCTGAAAAAGGCAAAAAGCAACAAACTACTTTAATAGTTGAATTTTACGATGATAAAATTAGTGGATATGGAAAAAGCACTCTAGGAGGAGATATGGTAACTAAACTAGGTGCGAAATTATTAAATGAAAATGGGAATCCACTAAGTAAAGAAGATTTAGTAAAATTAAATCCAGACAGTATATTTGTAGTATATATGAATAGAGATGATGATAGTAAAAAGGCTGAAGAAACTAAAAATTTAGTTATGAAAGACAAAGCATTACAAAGTTTAAATGCAGTTAAAAATAATAGAGTTTATCCAATAGAACTAGGACAAATGTATTGTAGTGGAGTAAGAACTATAGATGGAATAGAAACTTTTGCAAATGGACTTTATCCAAGTAAGTAG